A single genomic interval of Tsukamurella paurometabola harbors:
- the argF gene encoding ornithine carbamoyltransferase yields MTRHFLRDDDLSPAEQREVLALAAELKAAPFSRRPLEGPKGVAVLFDKNSTRTRFSFDVGIAQLGGHAVVVDTKSTQMGRDESLADTARVLSRFVDAIVWRTYAQEGLEELARYSTVPVVNALSDDFHPCQILADLQTIAERKGAEGTGSVAGLKLTYLGDGANNMAHSYMLGCVTAGMDVTISAPSGFQPDERFVEAARARAKETGAEVSIISDPVLAVAGVDVVVTDTWVSMGQEGDGVDRNAPFRPYQINAELLAHADPAAIVLHCLPAHRGDEITDDVIDGPQSAVFDEAENRLHAQKALLTWLLERS; encoded by the coding sequence ATGACCCGCCACTTCCTCCGCGACGACGATCTCAGCCCGGCCGAACAGCGCGAGGTGCTCGCGCTCGCCGCGGAGCTGAAGGCGGCGCCGTTCTCGCGGCGCCCGCTGGAGGGCCCGAAGGGTGTTGCGGTGCTGTTCGACAAGAACTCCACGCGGACCCGGTTCAGCTTCGACGTCGGCATCGCGCAGCTCGGCGGCCATGCCGTCGTGGTGGACACCAAGTCCACCCAGATGGGCCGCGACGAGTCCCTCGCCGACACCGCCCGCGTGTTGTCGCGGTTCGTCGACGCCATCGTCTGGCGCACCTACGCCCAGGAGGGGCTCGAGGAACTCGCCCGGTACTCGACGGTGCCCGTCGTCAACGCACTCTCCGACGACTTCCACCCCTGCCAGATCCTCGCGGACCTGCAGACCATCGCGGAGCGCAAGGGCGCCGAGGGTACCGGGTCCGTCGCCGGCCTCAAGCTGACCTACCTCGGCGACGGCGCCAACAACATGGCCCACAGCTACATGCTGGGTTGCGTGACGGCCGGCATGGACGTGACCATCAGCGCGCCGTCCGGCTTCCAGCCGGACGAGCGATTCGTGGAGGCGGCGCGGGCGCGGGCGAAGGAGACCGGCGCGGAGGTCAGCATCATCTCCGACCCCGTCCTCGCCGTCGCGGGTGTCGACGTGGTGGTCACCGACACCTGGGTGTCGATGGGGCAGGAGGGCGACGGCGTCGACCGCAACGCGCCGTTCCGGCCGTACCAGATCAACGCCGAGCTGCTCGCCCACGCCGATCCGGCAGCGATCGTGCTGCACTGCCTGCCCGCGCACCGCGGCGACGAGATCACCGACGACGTGATCGACGGGCCGCAGTCCGCGGTGTTCGACGAGGCCGAGAACCGCTTGCACGCGCAGAAGGCGCTGCTCACCTGGCTGCTGGAGCGGTCGTGA
- a CDS encoding ABC transporter ATP-binding protein, protein MTSAINLSGLTVVRSGTTVLDHLDADIPAGAITGLLGPSGSGKTTLMRVIVGAQRITAGSATVLGRPAGSPDLRDRVGYTTQSPAVYGDLTVTQNVEYFGALYPARRASATADAAEAIDAVGLGAFADRRADALSGGQRSRVSIACALVAHPELLILDEPTVGLDPLLRAELWERFTAMAAGGTTLLVSSHVMDEAAHCARLLLLREGRLVAELAPSDLLTRTGAPTLDDAFLALVREQEATA, encoded by the coding sequence ATGACCAGCGCGATAAACCTGTCCGGACTCACCGTCGTGCGCTCGGGCACCACCGTCCTCGATCACCTCGATGCCGACATTCCCGCCGGCGCCATCACCGGGCTCCTCGGCCCCTCGGGATCCGGCAAGACCACCCTGATGCGCGTGATCGTCGGCGCGCAGCGCATCACCGCCGGCTCCGCGACGGTGCTCGGCCGTCCGGCGGGGAGCCCCGACCTGCGCGACCGCGTCGGGTACACGACGCAGTCCCCCGCGGTGTACGGCGATCTCACCGTGACGCAGAACGTCGAGTACTTCGGCGCCCTCTACCCCGCCCGGCGCGCCTCCGCGACGGCGGATGCCGCGGAGGCGATCGACGCCGTCGGGCTGGGCGCCTTCGCCGACCGCCGGGCCGACGCCCTCTCGGGCGGCCAGCGGTCGCGGGTCAGCATCGCCTGCGCGCTCGTCGCGCACCCCGAACTGCTCATCCTGGACGAGCCGACCGTCGGCCTCGACCCGCTGCTCCGCGCCGAGCTGTGGGAGCGGTTCACCGCCATGGCCGCCGGCGGCACCACGCTCCTCGTCTCGAGCCACGTCATGGACGAGGCGGCGCACTGCGCCCGGCTCCTCCTGCTGCGCGAGGGGCGCCTGGTCGCCGAGCTCGCACCGTCGGACCTCCTGACCCGCACCGGTGCACCCACCCTGGACGACGCCTTCCTCGCGCTCGTCCGCGAACAGGAGGCGACCGCATGA
- a CDS encoding arginine repressor: MAAGAVVSEQPLATRAGRQAAIVEILANHQVRSQAELQALLVQGGYEATQATISRDLDELGAVKLRGADGGTGVYVVPEDGSPVRGVSGGTERLSRLLGELLVSTDHSGNICVLRTPPGAANFLASALDRSSLPEVVGTVAGDDTVLVIAREPLTGKDLAERLVALA, translated from the coding sequence CTGGCTGCTGGAGCGGTCGTGAGCGAGCAGCCGCTCGCCACCCGCGCCGGGCGGCAGGCGGCCATCGTCGAGATCCTGGCGAACCACCAGGTGCGCAGCCAGGCCGAGCTGCAGGCGCTGCTCGTCCAGGGCGGGTACGAGGCGACGCAGGCGACGATCTCGCGCGACCTCGACGAGCTCGGTGCGGTGAAGCTGCGCGGCGCCGACGGCGGCACCGGGGTGTATGTGGTGCCCGAGGACGGCTCGCCCGTCCGTGGGGTGTCCGGTGGCACCGAGCGGCTCTCCCGCCTGCTCGGTGAGCTGCTCGTCTCCACCGATCACAGCGGCAACATCTGTGTGCTGCGTACGCCGCCGGGCGCCGCCAACTTCCTCGCCAGCGCGCTCGACCGGTCGTCGCTGCCCGAGGTCGTCGGCACCGTCGCCGGTGACGACACCGTGCTCGTCATCGCCCGCGAGCCCCTGACCGGTAAAGACCTCGCCGAGCGCCTCGTGGCGCTCGCCTGA
- the argB gene encoding acetylglutamate kinase, with protein MSAPDQAPQLTPLDKAGVLAEALPWLLDFHGKTVVVKYGGNAMIDDELKRSFAQDMVFLRTCGLHPVVVHGGGPQINAMLKRLGMEGEFRGGFRVTTPEVMDVVRMVLFGQVGRELVGLINSYGPFAVGMSGEDAHLFTATRRQVVVDGAPTDIGLVGDVTAVSPEAVNDLIAAGRIPVISTIAPDADGVVHNINADTAAAALAEALGAEKLVVLTDVEGLYTNWPDRSSLTSEIDTDALTALLPSLDSGMVPKMEACLRAVHGGVPTAHVIDGRVPHSVLLELFTSRGIGTMVTPPKPSS; from the coding sequence ATGAGCGCACCGGATCAGGCACCGCAGCTCACGCCGCTCGACAAGGCCGGCGTACTCGCCGAGGCACTGCCCTGGCTCCTGGACTTCCACGGGAAGACGGTGGTGGTCAAGTACGGCGGCAACGCCATGATCGACGACGAGCTCAAGCGCTCCTTCGCGCAGGACATGGTCTTCCTGCGGACCTGCGGTCTGCACCCCGTCGTGGTGCACGGCGGCGGCCCGCAGATCAACGCCATGCTGAAGCGGCTCGGTATGGAGGGCGAGTTCCGCGGCGGCTTCCGGGTGACGACGCCCGAGGTCATGGACGTCGTGCGCATGGTGCTGTTCGGGCAGGTCGGGCGTGAGCTCGTGGGCCTGATCAACTCGTACGGTCCCTTCGCGGTCGGGATGTCGGGCGAGGACGCGCATCTGTTCACCGCGACGCGGCGGCAGGTCGTGGTCGACGGTGCGCCCACCGACATCGGTCTCGTCGGCGACGTGACCGCGGTGAGCCCGGAGGCGGTCAACGACCTCATCGCGGCCGGCAGGATCCCTGTCATCTCGACGATCGCGCCGGACGCCGACGGGGTGGTGCACAACATCAACGCCGATACCGCCGCCGCCGCGCTGGCGGAGGCGCTGGGCGCCGAGAAGCTGGTGGTGCTCACCGATGTCGAGGGCCTGTACACGAACTGGCCGGATCGCTCGTCGCTCACGTCCGAGATCGATACGGACGCGCTGACCGCGTTGCTGCCGAGCCTGGACTCCGGCATGGTCCCGAAGATGGAGGCGTGTCTGCGAGCCGTGCACGGGGGCGTTCCCACCGCGCACGTCATCGACGGGCGGGTGCCGCACTCCGTGCTCCTCGAACTGTTCACGAGCAGGGGCATCGGCACGATGGTGACCCCGCCGAAACCTTCTTCATAG
- the argH gene encoding argininosuccinate lyase, which translates to MSENAGNAEKHGTNEGSLWGGRFASGPAEAMAALSKSTHFDWALAPYDVRASQAHARVLNRAGLLSDADLEAMLAALTRLGEDVASGAFQPAESDEDVHGALERGLIERAGPEIGGRLRAGRSRNDQVATLFRMWLRDAVRLVAVGVLDVVDAFVAQAQANPDVILPGKTHLQAAQPILLSHHLLAYTHPLLRDVQRLQDLDNRIAVSPYGSGALAGSSLGLDPDAIAADLGFESAADNSLDATASRDFAAEAAYVFAQIAVDLSRWSEDVILWSTAEFGYVTLADAWSTGSSIMPQKKNPDVAELSRGKAGRLIGNLSGLLATLKAQPLAYNRDLQEDKEPVFDSVEQLRLLLPAVAGLTATLTFHPERMGALAPAGFTLATDVAEWMVRQGVPFRVAHEAAGECVRAAESRGVGLDGLTDEEFAAIHPALTPQVREVLTVRGSVSSRSARGGTAPSAVARQLATVTAAVPPLRTWATTTA; encoded by the coding sequence TTGAGCGAGAACGCGGGTAACGCCGAGAAGCACGGCACCAACGAGGGCAGCCTCTGGGGCGGACGGTTCGCGTCGGGCCCGGCCGAGGCGATGGCCGCGCTGAGCAAGTCCACGCACTTCGACTGGGCGCTCGCCCCGTACGACGTGCGCGCGTCGCAGGCGCACGCCCGCGTACTGAACCGCGCGGGGCTGCTGTCCGACGCGGACCTCGAGGCCATGCTCGCGGCGTTGACCCGTCTCGGGGAGGACGTGGCGTCCGGGGCCTTCCAGCCGGCCGAGTCCGACGAGGACGTGCACGGCGCGCTGGAGCGCGGTCTCATCGAGCGCGCCGGGCCCGAGATCGGCGGCCGACTGCGCGCGGGCCGGTCGCGGAACGACCAGGTGGCCACCCTCTTCCGGATGTGGCTGCGCGACGCGGTGCGGCTCGTGGCCGTCGGCGTGCTCGACGTGGTGGACGCCTTCGTCGCGCAGGCGCAGGCGAACCCGGACGTGATCCTGCCGGGCAAGACGCACCTGCAGGCAGCGCAGCCGATCCTCCTGTCGCACCACCTGCTCGCCTACACGCACCCGCTGCTGCGCGACGTGCAGCGGCTGCAGGACCTGGACAATCGGATCGCGGTCTCGCCGTACGGGTCCGGCGCGCTCGCCGGATCGTCGCTGGGGCTCGACCCCGACGCCATCGCCGCCGATCTAGGCTTCGAATCCGCGGCGGACAACAGCCTCGACGCCACGGCGTCGCGCGACTTCGCGGCGGAGGCCGCCTACGTGTTCGCGCAGATCGCCGTCGACCTGTCGCGCTGGTCCGAGGACGTGATCCTGTGGAGCACGGCCGAGTTCGGCTACGTGACCCTCGCGGACGCGTGGTCCACGGGCAGCTCGATCATGCCGCAGAAGAAGAACCCCGACGTCGCCGAGCTCTCCCGCGGCAAGGCCGGCCGGCTCATCGGCAACCTGTCGGGCCTGCTGGCGACGCTCAAGGCGCAGCCGCTCGCGTACAACCGCGACCTGCAGGAGGACAAGGAGCCGGTCTTCGACTCGGTGGAGCAACTGCGGCTGCTACTGCCCGCCGTCGCCGGGCTCACCGCGACGCTCACCTTCCACCCGGAGCGCATGGGCGCGCTGGCCCCGGCCGGCTTCACCCTCGCGACGGACGTCGCGGAGTGGATGGTGCGGCAGGGCGTGCCCTTCCGCGTCGCGCACGAGGCGGCGGGCGAGTGCGTCCGCGCGGCCGAGTCCCGTGGCGTCGGCCTCGACGGCCTCACCGACGAGGAGTTCGCCGCGATCCACCCCGCGCTCACCCCGCAGGTCCGCGAGGTGCTGACGGTGCGCGGCTCCGTCTCCTCCCGCAGCGCCCGCGGCGGCACCGCCCCGTCGGCCGTCGCCCGCCAGCTGGCCACCGTCACCGCCGCCGTCCCGCCCCTGCGCACCTGGGCCACCACCACCGCCTGA
- the argG gene encoding argininosuccinate synthase — MSKVLSTLPIGERVGIAFSGGLDTSVAVAWMRDKGAVPCTYTANIGQPDEPDIDAVPGRATEYGAEIARLVDVQPLLVQEGIAALQTGAFHIRSGGKTYFNTTPIGRVVTGTMLVRAMKEDGVEIWGDGSTYKGNDIERFYRYGLMANPNLRIYKPWLDSQFVTELGGRKEMSEWLVAHGFPYRDSTEKAYSTDANIWGATHEAKDLEFLNTGVEIVEPIMGVAPWDESVAIATEDVTVTYEAGVPVAINGVEYSDPVELVREANRIGGRHGLGISDQIENRIIEAKSRGIYEAPGMALLHATYERLVNAIHNEDTIATYHNEGRRLGRLMYEGRWLDPQSLMQREAIIRWVASAVTGSVTLRLRRGDDYSIIDTTGPNLSYHPEKLSMERVGDAAFGPDERIGQLTMRNLDIADSRSRLEQYAAQGIVAGETAALVGELEQGGADAIVAGGEKTPSNFDEVGNHAAFDLGTD, encoded by the coding sequence ATGTCCAAGGTCCTCTCCACCCTGCCCATCGGCGAGCGCGTCGGCATCGCCTTCTCCGGCGGCCTCGACACCTCCGTGGCCGTCGCGTGGATGCGCGACAAGGGCGCCGTGCCCTGCACCTACACCGCCAACATCGGCCAGCCGGACGAGCCGGACATCGACGCGGTCCCCGGCCGCGCCACGGAGTACGGCGCCGAGATCGCGCGCCTGGTGGACGTGCAGCCGCTGCTGGTGCAGGAGGGCATCGCCGCGCTGCAGACCGGCGCCTTCCACATCCGTTCCGGCGGCAAGACCTACTTCAACACCACCCCGATCGGCCGCGTCGTGACCGGCACCATGCTGGTGCGGGCCATGAAGGAGGACGGCGTCGAGATCTGGGGCGACGGCTCCACCTACAAGGGCAACGACATCGAGCGGTTCTACCGCTACGGCCTGATGGCGAACCCGAACCTGCGCATCTACAAGCCGTGGCTCGATTCGCAGTTCGTCACCGAACTCGGCGGTCGCAAGGAGATGAGCGAGTGGCTCGTCGCCCACGGCTTCCCGTACCGCGACTCCACCGAGAAGGCCTATTCGACGGACGCCAACATCTGGGGCGCCACGCATGAGGCGAAGGACCTGGAGTTCCTCAACACCGGCGTCGAGATCGTCGAGCCGATCATGGGTGTCGCGCCGTGGGACGAGTCCGTCGCGATCGCGACCGAGGACGTGACCGTGACCTACGAGGCCGGCGTCCCGGTCGCGATCAACGGCGTCGAGTACTCCGACCCGGTCGAGCTGGTGCGCGAGGCGAACCGCATCGGCGGCCGTCACGGCCTGGGCATCTCGGACCAGATCGAGAACCGCATCATCGAGGCCAAGTCGCGCGGCATCTACGAGGCGCCCGGCATGGCGCTGCTGCACGCCACCTACGAGCGCCTGGTGAACGCGATCCACAACGAGGACACCATCGCCACGTACCACAACGAGGGCCGCCGCCTGGGCCGACTGATGTACGAGGGCCGCTGGCTGGACCCGCAGTCGCTCATGCAGCGCGAGGCCATCATCCGCTGGGTCGCCTCCGCAGTCACCGGCTCCGTCACGCTGCGCCTGCGCCGCGGCGACGACTACTCGATCATCGACACCACCGGCCCCAACCTCTCGTACCACCCCGAGAAGCTCTCGATGGAGCGCGTGGGCGACGCCGCCTTCGGCCCGGACGAGCGCATCGGCCAGCTGACCATGCGCAACCTCGACATCGCGGACTCGCGCTCGCGGCTCGAGCAGTACGCGGCGCAGGGCATCGTCGCGGGTGAGACGGCCGCGCTGGTCGGGGAGCTCGAGCAGGGCGGCGCCGATGCCATCGTCGCGGGCGGGGAGAAGACCCCGTCGAACTTCGACGAGGTCGGCAACCACGCCGCGTTCGACCTCGGCACCGACTAG
- a CDS encoding DUF4334 domain-containing protein: protein MTAERTVRELIDEPRHSEPTELAALFAQLEPVSIEFLLGDWRGGELPSGHPMDGALGKARWYGKSFVSANDVQPLVCLDEQGRKFSNVALGKGEATLRLIDFGGTVTASMVYDGQPVIDHFAKVDEDTVMGVMTGKKLAEPYFYFYLERDGRPAASGGCLADR from the coding sequence ATGACCGCAGAACGCACCGTCCGGGAGCTCATCGACGAGCCGCGCCACTCCGAGCCCACCGAACTCGCTGCGCTGTTCGCGCAGCTCGAGCCCGTCTCGATCGAGTTCCTCCTCGGCGATTGGCGCGGCGGGGAGCTGCCGTCGGGTCACCCGATGGACGGTGCCCTCGGCAAGGCGCGGTGGTACGGGAAGAGTTTCGTCTCGGCGAACGACGTCCAGCCGCTGGTGTGCCTGGACGAGCAGGGCCGGAAGTTCTCGAACGTCGCGCTCGGCAAGGGCGAGGCCACACTGCGGCTCATCGATTTCGGTGGGACCGTGACCGCGTCGATGGTCTACGACGGACAGCCGGTGATCGATCACTTCGCGAAGGTCGACGAGGACACCGTGATGGGCGTGATGACCGGGAAGAAGCTGGCCGAACCGTACTTCTACTTCTACCTCGAACGCGACGGTCGCCCGGCCGCGTCCGGCGGATGCTTGGCGGACCGGTGA
- a CDS encoding TetR family transcriptional regulator — MSGPARRPGRRTGSPDTKAEILAAARTAFARGGMAGTTVRAVAEAAGVDSALVHHYFGTKQQLYLAALAIPVDPEVVRAPLREAPLDDAARALLRALLTMWDGPLRDVGVAVIRTNLGGDGDPAIVRGFLLEIALAELIGRMDDGPGDGLLRANLVVAQVFGLLVSRYVVGFEPLASLSADAVVDLAAPPLQRVITGPLHPPACD; from the coding sequence GTGAGCGGGCCCGCCCGCAGGCCCGGCCGGCGCACCGGTAGCCCCGATACGAAGGCCGAGATCCTCGCCGCCGCGCGGACCGCGTTCGCCCGCGGCGGCATGGCGGGGACGACGGTGCGCGCCGTCGCCGAGGCCGCGGGCGTGGATTCCGCTCTGGTGCACCACTACTTCGGCACGAAGCAGCAGCTGTACCTCGCGGCGCTGGCGATCCCGGTGGATCCCGAAGTCGTCCGGGCGCCCCTGCGGGAGGCGCCGCTCGACGACGCCGCCCGGGCTCTGCTGCGCGCCCTGCTGACGATGTGGGACGGGCCCCTGCGCGACGTGGGTGTCGCCGTGATCCGGACGAACCTCGGCGGCGACGGCGACCCCGCCATCGTCCGCGGTTTCCTGCTGGAGATCGCCCTGGCGGAGCTCATCGGCCGGATGGACGACGGCCCCGGCGACGGCCTGCTGCGTGCGAACCTCGTGGTGGCGCAGGTCTTCGGCCTGCTCGTCTCCCGCTACGTGGTCGGCTTCGAGCCACTCGCCTCACTCAGCGCCGATGCGGTCGTCGACCTCGCCGCGCCCCCGCTGCAGCGGGTCATCACCGGCCCGCTGCATCCGCCCGCCTGCGATTGA
- a CDS encoding SDR family NAD(P)-dependent oxidoreductase — translation MTSIAVVTGAGRGIGLRFAHRLADQGHRVLLTDIDGDAARAAAAQVGRDAVGVDQDVRDLASHRRIADRAQDMGRLAVWVNNAGILLAGDAWTHADDEVAAILDINLRGPVGGSTAAVSAMGETGGAILNVASISALAPVPGLALYAATKAAVLSYTTSLQGDLDHAGLPIRARALCPDVVSTAMVADRQKDPGAALLFAGPAPLDADAVAREGLRLLESRQIFRVVPRWRGVLARASDLAPSVGLPVLSAMRRLGDRKQRD, via the coding sequence ATGACATCGATCGCAGTAGTGACCGGAGCGGGCCGCGGCATCGGCCTGCGATTCGCCCACCGTCTCGCCGACCAGGGCCATCGCGTCCTCCTCACCGACATCGACGGCGACGCCGCCCGCGCCGCGGCGGCGCAGGTCGGGCGGGACGCCGTCGGCGTCGACCAGGACGTGCGTGACCTGGCATCGCACCGCCGGATCGCGGACCGCGCCCAGGACATGGGACGCCTCGCGGTGTGGGTGAACAACGCCGGGATCCTCCTCGCCGGGGACGCATGGACCCATGCCGACGACGAGGTCGCGGCGATCCTCGACATCAACCTCCGCGGGCCGGTCGGCGGGTCGACGGCGGCGGTCAGCGCGATGGGCGAGACCGGCGGCGCCATCCTCAACGTCGCGTCGATCTCGGCGCTGGCACCGGTTCCCGGCCTCGCGCTCTACGCGGCGACCAAGGCGGCCGTCCTCTCCTACACGACGTCGCTCCAGGGGGATCTCGACCACGCCGGGTTGCCGATCCGCGCGCGAGCACTGTGCCCCGACGTGGTGAGCACCGCGATGGTGGCGGACCGGCAGAAGGACCCCGGTGCCGCCCTTCTCTTCGCCGGCCCCGCGCCGCTCGACGCGGACGCCGTGGCCCGGGAGGGATTGCGACTCCTGGAGTCGCGCCAGATCTTCCGCGTCGTGCCGCGATGGCGCGGGGTTCTCGCCCGCGCGTCGGACCTGGCCCCCTCCGTGGGGTTGCCCGTGCTGAGCGCGATGCGCCGACTCGGGGATCGCAAGCAGCGCGACTGA
- a CDS encoding ABC transporter permease produces MSTVLNPSITRATTLRVLRQLRADPRTIAMIVVVPTALLTLMYFLYRDSPGGTALFSRIALVLLGVLPFALMFIVTSIAMQRERVSGTLERLLTTPLAKADLLLGYAVAFSVAATAQAVVATTVAAYLLGMETAGSVWLVVLIAVVDAWLGVALGLLFSAFARTEFQAVQFMPIVVVPQIFLCGLLVPHDAMPGWLQGIADVLPMTYAVRALQEVGAHGAPTSTMWTSLAVVAGFAVAALALAAATLPRKVA; encoded by the coding sequence ATGAGCACCGTCCTGAACCCGAGCATCACCCGCGCGACGACGCTGCGCGTGCTCCGTCAGCTCCGCGCCGACCCGCGCACCATCGCCATGATCGTGGTGGTGCCGACCGCCCTGCTGACCCTGATGTACTTCCTCTACCGCGACTCCCCCGGCGGCACAGCGCTGTTCAGCCGCATCGCGCTGGTCCTGCTGGGCGTCCTGCCCTTCGCGCTGATGTTCATCGTCACCTCCATCGCCATGCAACGCGAACGCGTCTCGGGCACGCTCGAGCGGTTACTCACCACACCGCTCGCCAAGGCCGACCTGCTGCTCGGCTACGCCGTCGCCTTCTCGGTCGCGGCGACCGCGCAGGCCGTGGTCGCCACCACGGTGGCGGCGTACCTGCTCGGCATGGAGACGGCCGGCAGCGTGTGGCTGGTGGTGCTCATCGCCGTCGTCGACGCCTGGCTCGGCGTCGCCCTGGGCCTGCTGTTCAGCGCCTTCGCCCGCACCGAGTTCCAGGCGGTGCAGTTCATGCCGATCGTCGTGGTGCCGCAGATCTTCCTGTGCGGTCTGCTGGTCCCGCACGACGCGATGCCGGGCTGGTTGCAGGGCATCGCCGACGTCTTGCCGATGACCTACGCCGTCCGCGCGCTGCAGGAAGTGGGCGCCCACGGCGCCCCCACCTCCACGATGTGGACCTCGCTCGCCGTGGTCGCCGGATTCGCCGTCGCCGCGCTCGCGCTCGCCGCGGCCACCCTGCCGCGCAAGGTCGCGTGA
- a CDS encoding acetylornithine transaminase, whose protein sequence is MTNESMQSRWNAAVMDTYGTPPIALAKGRGAAVTDADGKEYVDLLGGIAVNALGHAHPKIIEAVTHQVSTLGHVSNLYISEPVVRLAERLTEAVGVPGTRVFFSNSGAEANEAAIKIGRRTGRTRMVAAEGAFHGRTMGSLALTGQPAKREPFAPLIESVTHVPYGDGAALRAAAEGAAAIFLEPIMGEGGVVVPPAGYLAEARAAATEAGALLVLDEVQTGIARTGTLFAYQRAGVTPDVFTLAKGLGGGLPIGATVAVGAAGELLTPGQHGTTFGGNPIAAAAANAVLDVIEAEGLAERADALGKHIAATIEGFGHPLVTGVRGSGLLLGITLSRGVAKAIETGARDAGFLINAAQPDVVRLAPPLVLTDEQADRFLTALPALLDSAQETP, encoded by the coding sequence ATGACGAACGAATCGATGCAGTCGCGGTGGAACGCCGCCGTGATGGACACCTACGGCACGCCTCCCATCGCGCTGGCGAAAGGTCGCGGCGCCGCGGTGACCGACGCCGACGGCAAGGAGTACGTCGATCTGCTCGGCGGCATCGCCGTCAACGCGCTCGGCCACGCCCACCCGAAGATCATCGAGGCGGTGACGCACCAGGTCTCGACCCTGGGGCACGTCTCGAACCTGTACATCAGCGAGCCCGTCGTGCGCCTCGCCGAGCGGCTCACCGAGGCCGTCGGCGTCCCCGGAACGCGGGTCTTCTTCAGCAATTCGGGCGCCGAGGCCAACGAGGCAGCCATCAAGATCGGACGGCGCACCGGCCGCACGCGGATGGTCGCCGCCGAGGGCGCCTTCCACGGCCGCACCATGGGCTCGCTCGCGCTGACCGGTCAGCCCGCCAAGCGGGAACCCTTCGCGCCCCTCATCGAATCGGTCACCCACGTGCCCTACGGCGACGGTGCCGCCCTCCGTGCCGCCGCGGAGGGAGCCGCCGCGATCTTCCTGGAGCCGATCATGGGGGAGGGCGGCGTCGTCGTCCCGCCCGCGGGCTACCTCGCTGAGGCCCGTGCCGCCGCGACCGAGGCCGGCGCGCTCCTCGTCCTCGACGAGGTGCAGACCGGGATCGCCCGCACCGGAACGCTCTTCGCGTACCAGCGGGCCGGCGTCACGCCCGACGTCTTCACCCTCGCCAAGGGACTCGGCGGCGGCCTGCCCATCGGCGCGACGGTCGCCGTCGGTGCCGCCGGCGAGCTGCTCACTCCCGGACAGCACGGCACCACCTTCGGCGGCAACCCCATCGCCGCGGCCGCCGCGAACGCCGTCCTCGACGTGATCGAGGCGGAGGGCCTGGCCGAGCGCGCCGACGCCCTCGGCAAGCACATCGCCGCGACGATCGAGGGATTCGGCCATCCGCTCGTCACCGGCGTCCGGGGCTCCGGCCTGCTCCTCGGGATCACCCTGTCCCGCGGCGTCGCCAAGGCGATCGAGACCGGCGCGCGCGACGCCGGGTTCCTGATCAACGCCGCCCAGCCCGACGTGGTCCGCCTGGCACCGCCCCTCGTCCTCACCGACGAGCAGGCCGACCGCTTCCTCACCGCGCTTCCCGCCCTGCTCGACTCAGCCCAGGAGACCCCATGA